In Brevibacillus brevis NBRC 100599, a single genomic region encodes these proteins:
- a CDS encoding DUF3298 and DUF4163 domain-containing protein, whose translation MELNQLPATVLTRTISRPNTTIYYPQLAGLANQQAEKDINRAIYQTVQGLIHEQQRVQVPGNTEMQGSYEIKTNERGIFSVVLSNYAYTPQMAHGMTFLGSITADIQTGKLYTLRELFKPGSDYVKVISENIKRQIKERNIPTLNGFTSIKPDQDYYIADKALVIYFQLYEITPYYVGFPMFPISVYELEPIINEKGPLSILSAD comes from the coding sequence GTGGAACTTAATCAATTGCCAGCTACCGTGCTGACACGGACGATTAGCCGTCCGAACACCACGATTTACTATCCGCAATTGGCGGGATTAGCCAACCAGCAAGCGGAAAAAGATATCAACCGGGCGATTTATCAAACGGTTCAAGGCTTAATTCACGAGCAACAACGGGTCCAGGTACCGGGAAATACAGAAATGCAAGGAAGCTACGAAATCAAGACAAACGAACGCGGCATTTTCAGTGTTGTGTTGAGCAACTACGCCTATACACCGCAAATGGCTCACGGCATGACCTTCCTCGGTTCGATCACCGCTGATATCCAAACAGGCAAGCTGTATACACTGCGGGAATTATTCAAGCCAGGAAGCGATTACGTCAAGGTGATTTCCGAAAACATCAAGCGTCAAATCAAAGAAAGAAACATCCCCACACTTAATGGCTTTACTTCGATTAAGCCCGATCAAGATTATTACATCGCCGACAAAGCACTGGTTATCTACTTCCAGTTGTACGAAATTACGCCCTACTACGTCGGTTTCCCCATGTTCCCCATTTCGGTCTATGAACTGGAGCCAATCATCAATGAAAAAGGACCACTGAGCATCTTGTCCGCAGATTAA
- a CDS encoding helix-turn-helix domain-containing protein — MYLVDLAAATGLCTRTIGLAEANKLKVSPPSLRRLSKVLCVSVAFLGCFEKLPESTLGERIIKARFYYGYTKREFSALLGISERTLYEWEHDRKIPPPTPLNDLSKYLAVLMKE, encoded by the coding sequence ATGTACTTGGTTGATCTTGCCGCTGCCACAGGATTGTGTACAAGAACAATCGGATTAGCAGAAGCTAATAAATTGAAAGTATCGCCTCCTAGCCTAAGACGACTTTCCAAAGTGCTTTGTGTATCAGTTGCTTTTCTCGGTTGTTTTGAGAAACTGCCGGAATCAACTTTAGGGGAGCGTATTATTAAAGCGCGCTTCTACTATGGGTACACCAAGAGAGAATTTTCTGCGCTTTTAGGAATAAGTGAACGCACTCTATACGAATGGGAACATGACCGCAAGATTCCACCCCCGACGCCCTTAAATGACCTATCGAAGTATTTGGCTGTATTAATGAAGGAATAG
- a CDS encoding NAD(P)/FAD-dependent oxidoreductase yields the protein MNKYDVIVVGAGPAGIFTCYEIMRKAPNAKVLLIDKGHDIYSRRCPILEEKIKLCPPPAGKKDFAGCLPACSITSGFGGAGAYSDGKFNITTEFGGWMTDYLSPSTVLGLIKYVDEINLEHGATQSITDPTTETIKSIEQRGYAAGLKLLRAQVRHLGTEQNLEILQSIFEHLKKHIDMMFKTEVADIITVKEADGHQVKGVILKNGQEYEADYVVIGPGRDGSAWLTDILKKRRLKMYNNQVDVGVRVETSDVVMREINEHLYEGKFIFNTSVGTRVRTFCSNPSGHVVVENHSGVMAANGHSYKDPALGSMNTNFALLVSHTFTEPFDKPNEYAREVCKRANDLSNGGVIVQKYGDILRGRRSTESRIKEGFLEPTLKEAVPGDLGLVLPYNTMKSLIEMVEALDKVTPGIASEHTLFYGVEAKFYSARPKLTEEFETEIKGLFCGGDGAGITRGLAQAGAAGVWMARNITKRMQ from the coding sequence ATGAATAAGTATGATGTGATCGTTGTAGGAGCAGGGCCAGCAGGGATTTTTACGTGCTACGAGATCATGCGAAAAGCACCGAATGCCAAGGTGCTGTTGATTGATAAAGGGCATGACATCTATAGCAGACGCTGTCCGATCTTGGAAGAAAAGATCAAGCTCTGCCCGCCGCCAGCAGGAAAAAAAGATTTCGCAGGCTGTTTGCCGGCCTGTTCGATTACCAGTGGTTTTGGTGGAGCAGGCGCCTATAGCGATGGCAAATTTAACATCACCACCGAATTTGGCGGTTGGATGACAGACTATCTCAGCCCTTCCACTGTACTTGGGCTGATCAAATACGTAGATGAAATCAATTTGGAGCATGGGGCTACCCAATCGATTACGGACCCGACCACAGAGACGATCAAGAGCATCGAGCAGCGCGGCTATGCAGCAGGCCTCAAGCTGTTGCGAGCACAGGTGCGTCACTTGGGAACGGAGCAAAACCTGGAGATTCTCCAGTCGATCTTCGAGCATTTGAAGAAGCATATCGACATGATGTTCAAGACAGAGGTCGCGGACATCATCACGGTGAAAGAAGCAGACGGACATCAGGTAAAGGGTGTAATTTTGAAAAACGGACAAGAGTATGAAGCTGATTACGTGGTAATCGGACCAGGACGCGATGGCTCGGCATGGTTGACGGATATCCTGAAGAAGCGCCGCCTGAAAATGTACAACAATCAAGTCGACGTAGGCGTACGTGTGGAGACATCCGATGTCGTCATGCGCGAAATCAATGAGCACTTGTACGAAGGAAAATTCATTTTCAACACATCTGTCGGAACGCGTGTACGGACGTTCTGCAGCAATCCATCCGGTCACGTGGTCGTGGAAAACCACAGTGGCGTTATGGCGGCAAACGGGCACTCTTACAAAGACCCAGCGCTGGGCTCGATGAATACGAACTTTGCGCTCTTGGTATCTCATACGTTTACAGAGCCGTTTGACAAGCCGAATGAGTACGCGAGGGAAGTTTGCAAGCGGGCGAATGATCTGTCAAACGGTGGGGTCATCGTGCAAAAGTACGGCGATATTTTGCGCGGTCGCCGTTCTACAGAGTCGCGTATTAAGGAAGGCTTCCTGGAGCCAACTCTGAAGGAAGCAGTACCAGGTGACTTGGGACTCGTGTTGCCTTACAACACGATGAAAAGCTTGATCGAGATGGTGGAAGCACTGGACAAGGTAACACCAGGAATCGCTTCTGAGCACACGTTGTTCTATGGAGTGGAAGCGAAATTTTACTCGGCTCGTCCGAAACTGACTGAGGAATTCGAAACAGAAATTAAGGGATTGTTCTGTGGCGGGGATGGCGCTGGAATTACGCGTGGTCTGGCACAAGCCGGAGCTGCTGGGGTTTGGATGGCTCGCAATATTACGAAACGCATGCAATAA
- a CDS encoding ABC transporter ATP-binding protein gives MTDRLEMRAMTKKYGDFTANDKVSFSLAAGEVHAIVGENGAGKTTLMRMLYGMEQPTSGEIVLNGKPVVFRGPEDAIRNGIGMVHQHFMLFGEFSVTENIVIGYEPKQAGFFKRKDAEDKVRALSEQYRIPIHPQAMVANCSIGEQQRVEILKVLYQGADIIVLDEPTAVLTPLEVRDLLQTIRNLAKSGKSVILITHKLQEVMEVADRITVLRGGKVTGTVSRNETNADDLARLMVGRELQELAERVPLDKGPLLQVENLAVREKQTLLDQVSFTVHHGEIVGIAGVSGNGQSELLQAISGLRAAQEGTVRLGGKDVTNKSVATIRDAGLAHIPEDRYLWGTAKLSSVEENALMGYQRKPAYNRRGVVLREKFRQVIKGWVDQFAIKTGSRQLQELAGNLSGGNLQKLIVARELGHETPFLIAAEPTRGVDIGAMEYIHQALIEKRNQGDGILLVSSELSEILALSDRILVMYKGRIAGELSRLEATEEKISVIMAGGSIHGSNQRAI, from the coding sequence ATGACCGATCGCTTGGAAATGAGGGCCATGACCAAGAAGTACGGAGATTTTACCGCCAACGACAAGGTGTCGTTCTCACTGGCAGCAGGAGAGGTCCATGCGATTGTCGGGGAAAATGGAGCGGGCAAAACGACACTGATGCGGATGCTGTACGGGATGGAGCAGCCGACGTCGGGAGAGATCGTGTTAAACGGCAAGCCAGTTGTTTTTCGCGGACCAGAGGACGCGATTCGAAATGGAATCGGGATGGTTCACCAGCACTTTATGCTCTTCGGAGAATTCAGTGTGACTGAAAATATCGTGATCGGATATGAGCCGAAGCAAGCAGGCTTTTTCAAAAGAAAGGACGCAGAGGACAAGGTGCGGGCGCTGAGTGAGCAGTATCGCATTCCGATTCATCCGCAGGCGATGGTAGCGAATTGCTCGATCGGGGAACAGCAACGGGTCGAAATTCTGAAGGTCCTGTATCAGGGAGCGGATATTATCGTGCTGGACGAGCCGACTGCTGTCCTTACCCCGCTGGAGGTACGCGACCTGCTGCAAACGATTCGAAACTTGGCAAAGAGCGGCAAGAGCGTCATTTTGATTACACACAAGTTGCAGGAAGTCATGGAGGTAGCCGATCGTATTACGGTACTGCGCGGGGGAAAAGTGACGGGAACGGTTTCGCGGAATGAGACAAATGCGGATGATTTGGCAAGATTGATGGTCGGACGAGAATTGCAGGAGCTAGCTGAACGAGTTCCTCTGGATAAAGGCCCCTTGTTGCAGGTGGAGAATCTTGCCGTTCGAGAAAAGCAGACCCTTCTCGATCAAGTCAGCTTTACCGTACACCACGGGGAAATTGTAGGAATCGCAGGTGTTTCCGGGAATGGACAATCCGAGCTGCTACAAGCGATCAGCGGTTTGCGAGCGGCACAGGAGGGTACGGTGCGGTTAGGTGGCAAGGATGTGACGAACAAATCAGTAGCCACCATTCGAGATGCCGGCTTGGCGCATATTCCGGAGGATCGCTACCTGTGGGGAACGGCCAAACTCTCAAGCGTCGAGGAAAATGCGTTGATGGGCTATCAGCGAAAGCCTGCTTACAACCGCCGTGGCGTCGTTTTGCGGGAGAAATTCCGCCAAGTCATAAAAGGCTGGGTTGATCAGTTTGCCATCAAAACAGGCTCCCGACAATTGCAGGAGCTGGCAGGGAATCTGTCAGGTGGAAATTTGCAAAAGCTGATCGTAGCAAGGGAGCTGGGACATGAAACCCCGTTTTTGATTGCGGCTGAGCCTACGCGAGGCGTGGATATCGGTGCCATGGAGTACATCCATCAGGCGCTGATCGAAAAGCGCAATCAGGGAGACGGGATCCTGCTCGTCTCCTCCGAGTTATCCGAAATTCTCGCCTTGTCTGACAGAATTTTGGTCATGTATAAAGGGCGAATCGCTGGAGAGCTGTCACGCCTAGAGGCAACCGAAGAAAAAATCAGCGTGATCATGGCGGGAGGAAGCATTCATGGCAGCAATCAAAGAGCTATCTAA
- a CDS encoding amino acid deaminase/aldolase, protein MRDYRYYQSAFAGVPKPFAFVDLDLLEENAEQISLQSNGKPVRIASKSIRSVAILKRVLQVNDCFRGLMCYSAPEVLHLCEAGFDDLLLGYPLWEKSWLLSIASEIKNGRSITLMIDSLPHVEQLEQIAQETGTRLPVCLDIDMSSDVLGLHFGVWRSPLRSLEASLSLVKRVASSDHLYLDGVMGYEAQIAGVGDRYPRQFLKNSIIRLLKQYSVKEVAARRATLVHAIRELDIPLRFVNGGGTGSLHLTGKEDAVTEVTAGSGFFSPGLFDYFQDFRFHPAAGFALEIIRKPTAHIYTCAGGGYIASGSAGRDRLPKPYLPVGAKLFPNEGAGEVQTPIHYQGMETLELGDPIFFRHAKAGELCERFTRLYCISGGKIIEEVTTYRGDGLCSL, encoded by the coding sequence ATGCGGGATTATCGCTATTATCAGTCTGCCTTTGCTGGTGTTCCCAAGCCGTTCGCTTTCGTCGATCTAGATCTGCTGGAGGAAAATGCGGAGCAAATCAGTTTGCAAAGCAATGGAAAACCCGTTCGAATCGCGAGCAAATCGATCCGAAGCGTTGCCATTCTCAAACGTGTATTGCAGGTGAACGATTGTTTTCGTGGTCTCATGTGCTATTCCGCTCCTGAGGTGCTTCACCTGTGCGAGGCAGGCTTCGATGACCTGCTGCTTGGCTATCCGCTCTGGGAAAAAAGCTGGCTTTTGTCAATCGCCTCCGAGATTAAGAACGGACGCTCCATTACTTTAATGATCGACTCTCTCCCTCATGTCGAACAGCTCGAACAAATCGCCCAGGAAACGGGAACCAGGCTGCCTGTCTGTCTCGATATCGACATGTCGTCTGATGTGTTGGGGCTGCATTTCGGCGTCTGGCGCTCGCCACTCCGCTCTCTCGAGGCGTCCCTCTCCCTAGTCAAGCGCGTTGCTTCCTCCGATCATCTCTACCTAGATGGTGTCATGGGGTACGAAGCTCAAATTGCTGGCGTAGGTGATCGATACCCTCGTCAATTCCTAAAAAACAGCATCATCCGTCTCCTCAAGCAATATTCCGTGAAAGAAGTGGCTGCTCGACGTGCCACACTGGTGCATGCCATTCGCGAGCTAGACATTCCTCTCCGCTTCGTAAACGGTGGAGGAACGGGCAGCTTGCACTTGACCGGGAAGGAAGACGCCGTTACAGAGGTTACAGCAGGCTCCGGATTTTTTTCGCCTGGGCTTTTTGACTACTTTCAGGATTTTCGGTTTCATCCTGCTGCCGGATTTGCTTTGGAGATTATCCGTAAGCCCACAGCGCATATCTACACATGTGCCGGCGGGGGCTACATCGCATCTGGTTCTGCTGGGCGTGACAGACTCCCCAAGCCTTACTTGCCAGTGGGAGCAAAGCTGTTCCCCAACGAAGGAGCAGGTGAAGTACAGACACCCATCCACTATCAAGGCATGGAAACGCTGGAGCTGGGAGACCCGATCTTTTTTCGCCATGCCAAAGCAGGAGAGCTCTGCGAACGTTTTACCCGGCTGTATTGCATCTCTGGCGGGAAAATAATCGAGGAAGTGACCACCTATCGGGGGGATGGATTATGCTCACTGTAA
- a CDS encoding D-arabinono-1,4-lactone oxidase: protein MLTVKKHANHWTNWTGNVQSQPKQIAMPKSVDEVVQLVLACKKAGTRIRVVGSGHSFTRLVQTEDCLLSLDHLQGIVSVDPASDTVEVWAGTKLKTLGQLLHQAGYSQENLGDINAQSIAGAVSTGTHGTGIHFGSISTQVVGLTVVTASGEVLEVSEQAQPDLFKAMQVSLGLLGIIVRVKLRVLPAYRLRYQSRRMQIEECLSSLETFKTEHRHFEFFIFPYSDTVQVKFMNETSDPPSGNQRWSYLKKMVVENGLFWLLSESCRLRPSLTKSVSRLSAQSVPSVHESGYSHQLFATPRLVRFYEMEYCFPAEHMGEAIRELRKAIEQERFAVHFPLECRYVKKDDIWLSPAYERDSAFIAVHMYKGMPYEAYFAGMEEIFARYGGRPHWGKMHSMTTEKLHQVYPRLPDFLAIRSELDPDGLFVNPYLAELFGIS, encoded by the coding sequence ATGCTCACTGTAAAGAAGCACGCGAATCACTGGACCAATTGGACAGGAAATGTACAAAGCCAGCCGAAACAAATCGCGATGCCAAAGTCCGTAGATGAGGTCGTGCAGCTTGTCCTTGCTTGCAAGAAGGCAGGTACACGGATTCGAGTCGTCGGCTCCGGTCATTCCTTCACTCGTCTCGTCCAGACAGAAGACTGCTTGCTATCCTTGGATCATCTCCAAGGAATCGTCAGTGTAGACCCTGCCTCTGATACTGTTGAAGTCTGGGCAGGCACCAAGCTCAAGACACTCGGACAACTCCTGCACCAAGCGGGCTACTCTCAAGAAAACCTCGGAGACATTAACGCCCAGTCCATTGCAGGGGCTGTCAGCACCGGAACACACGGCACCGGCATTCATTTTGGCAGCATCTCCACGCAAGTCGTCGGACTGACAGTCGTGACCGCATCCGGGGAGGTTTTGGAAGTATCCGAGCAGGCCCAACCGGACCTGTTCAAAGCCATGCAAGTCTCGCTTGGTCTCTTGGGCATCATCGTACGTGTCAAGCTGCGTGTCCTCCCAGCCTATCGCCTGCGCTACCAAAGCCGTCGCATGCAGATAGAGGAGTGCTTGTCTTCTCTAGAGACGTTTAAAACCGAGCATCGGCATTTTGAATTTTTTATCTTCCCGTATTCGGACACCGTTCAGGTGAAATTCATGAACGAGACCAGCGATCCCCCCAGCGGCAATCAACGATGGAGCTATTTGAAAAAAATGGTGGTGGAGAACGGGCTGTTTTGGCTCTTGTCGGAGAGCTGCCGATTGCGCCCTTCTCTCACCAAAAGTGTCAGCAGGCTGTCCGCTCAAAGCGTTCCCTCTGTCCATGAGAGCGGCTACAGCCATCAGCTTTTTGCTACCCCTCGGCTTGTTCGTTTTTATGAAATGGAATACTGCTTCCCTGCTGAGCATATGGGCGAAGCCATACGGGAGCTGCGTAAGGCGATTGAGCAGGAACGCTTTGCCGTTCATTTTCCGCTCGAATGCCGGTACGTCAAAAAGGACGACATCTGGCTCAGTCCCGCCTATGAACGGGATAGTGCCTTCATTGCCGTCCACATGTACAAGGGAATGCCGTACGAAGCGTACTTTGCCGGGATGGAAGAGATTTTTGCCCGATATGGTGGACGTCCACACTGGGGGAAAATGCACAGTATGACCACCGAGAAGCTTCATCAGGTCTATCCTCGCTTGCCCGATTTCCTCGCCATTCGTTCTGAGCTCGATCCCGACGGCTTGTTCGTGAACCCGTATTTAGCCGAGTTGTTCGGCATCTCCTGA
- a CDS encoding methyl-accepting chemotaxis protein: protein MIQLIRNTLTDKEGFMIFILWNHLWMAGLIAYQVDVNFWKVTSLGLLVTLIVSPYYFIRKDSLVIRYLVAIGLMFYAISFDHFTDYQEITFLAFIVMGFLAAYLDWKLVVTAGITQIIVTVIGFYTGTYQIFDGDFSELNLLMRIVTILMMMGAVTYLCLAGQASLQKAHDARQEAEEKERRLGEMLLNIQEMTEQLDRTSDHVHEHAEGTKRNTDEMMVAFKEVAVGMESQANSTVKIEEEVQSIDQEIEAVTSQTNAMKTESQQNNRRLTESVQMMNDLSSQMEQIVQAVNVAASTIHQLNRQANRVEEIVGAINQIATQTNLLALNAAIESARAGEHGRGFAVVADEVRKLAEQSATATQEITDILKSLHQESENAVQHMSSGEVSVAKGQELAVKTVASIEAVRAGMIAFLEAADQVSSSMDRVKVRSGEVAIEMSTITAVTEESVANLEELFATAENQHQKVREITEELGELNTLSHRLQQTFHVN, encoded by the coding sequence ATGATTCAATTGATTCGCAATACCTTAACTGACAAAGAAGGCTTTATGATATTTATCCTATGGAACCATTTGTGGATGGCGGGGCTCATTGCCTACCAAGTAGATGTGAACTTCTGGAAAGTAACGTCCTTGGGATTGCTGGTCACTTTAATTGTTTCGCCGTATTATTTCATTCGCAAGGATAGTCTTGTGATTCGTTATCTGGTAGCAATTGGACTCATGTTTTATGCGATTTCATTCGATCACTTTACCGATTACCAGGAGATCACCTTCCTCGCTTTTATCGTCATGGGCTTTTTGGCAGCGTATTTGGATTGGAAGTTGGTCGTAACAGCGGGAATTACCCAAATCATTGTCACGGTTATTGGGTTCTACACAGGAACCTACCAGATCTTCGATGGCGATTTTTCGGAGCTCAATTTGCTTATGCGTATTGTCACGATTCTCATGATGATGGGAGCCGTAACGTATCTGTGTCTCGCCGGACAAGCCTCCCTGCAAAAAGCGCACGACGCAAGGCAGGAAGCGGAAGAGAAGGAGCGCCGTCTGGGAGAAATGCTTTTGAACATCCAGGAAATGACGGAGCAGCTAGATCGTACAAGCGATCATGTGCATGAGCATGCGGAAGGTACGAAGCGCAATACAGATGAAATGATGGTAGCCTTCAAGGAAGTCGCCGTCGGCATGGAATCGCAGGCGAATTCTACGGTGAAGATCGAAGAAGAGGTTCAATCCATCGATCAGGAAATCGAGGCAGTCACATCGCAGACCAACGCAATGAAAACAGAATCGCAACAAAACAACCGTCGTCTGACAGAAAGCGTTCAGATGATGAACGATCTGTCCTCACAGATGGAGCAAATTGTGCAGGCAGTCAATGTAGCAGCCTCTACGATTCACCAGCTCAATCGGCAGGCGAATCGCGTAGAGGAAATTGTCGGCGCTATTAATCAGATCGCGACACAAACGAATCTCTTGGCACTGAATGCGGCGATTGAATCGGCGCGTGCAGGCGAGCATGGACGGGGATTTGCTGTGGTAGCGGATGAGGTACGCAAGCTGGCAGAACAAAGCGCGACAGCCACACAGGAAATTACCGACATTCTCAAGTCACTCCACCAGGAAAGTGAGAATGCGGTGCAACATATGAGCAGTGGGGAAGTGTCTGTTGCAAAAGGCCAAGAGCTGGCCGTAAAAACAGTGGCCTCCATTGAAGCAGTGCGTGCCGGGATGATAGCCTTCCTAGAAGCAGCTGATCAAGTAAGCTCCAGCATGGACCGGGTAAAAGTGCGTTCCGGCGAAGTTGCCATCGAGATGTCGACCATTACAGCCGTAACCGAGGAATCCGTAGCCAACTTAGAAGAGCTGTTTGCGACAGCAGAAAACCAGCATCAAAAAGTGCGTGAGATTACGGAAGAGCTGGGCGAGCTGAATACGTTGTCGCATCGCCTCCAGCAAACCTTTCACGTAAATTAG
- a CDS encoding BMP family lipoprotein, with product MKKLLLALTTFAVLATGCSTGTSAPADQPGGQAAGQEGAAKKRIALILPEKIGVNPFFQQMDEGAKKAAQELGAEVKTIESTDHGAIEENLRVAVAENYDLIITSSFTSEDALKKVATENPDRNFAIIDTVVDLPNVRSVTFREQEAAYLVGAAAGLATKTNKVGMVVALDIPQLKKWTVGFGEGLKATNPKAELMVNYVGSFTDPAKAKELALLQASKGADFINGAAAVGDLGVFEAAKEKGFFTAGQDVDRTTIDPEHIVLSQLKGTDAAAYETVKTFVEGTFKPGVVAYGLKEKGVGVTYVTHESKTPLNAFIGQEVVDKVKAINDEIVAGTRKVPDQF from the coding sequence ATGAAGAAGTTATTGCTGGCATTAACGACATTCGCAGTATTGGCAACAGGGTGCTCGACTGGCACAAGCGCACCGGCAGATCAGCCAGGAGGACAAGCAGCAGGACAAGAGGGCGCGGCCAAAAAGCGAATTGCTTTGATTTTGCCTGAGAAAATCGGTGTGAATCCATTCTTCCAACAAATGGACGAGGGTGCAAAGAAAGCCGCACAAGAGCTGGGCGCAGAAGTAAAAACGATCGAATCTACAGACCATGGAGCGATTGAAGAAAATCTGCGTGTGGCTGTTGCAGAAAATTATGATTTGATCATCACTTCTTCCTTTACATCAGAGGATGCATTGAAAAAAGTGGCTACCGAAAATCCTGACCGTAATTTTGCGATTATTGATACCGTAGTGGATTTGCCAAACGTTCGCAGTGTTACCTTCCGTGAGCAGGAAGCGGCTTACTTGGTGGGAGCAGCAGCAGGTCTGGCAACGAAAACGAACAAAGTGGGGATGGTTGTCGCTCTTGATATTCCGCAGTTGAAAAAATGGACGGTTGGCTTCGGAGAGGGCTTGAAAGCGACAAACCCAAAAGCAGAGCTGATGGTCAACTATGTAGGAAGCTTCACTGACCCGGCAAAAGCGAAGGAATTGGCTTTGCTCCAAGCTTCCAAAGGCGCTGATTTCATTAACGGTGCAGCAGCAGTAGGCGACCTCGGCGTTTTCGAAGCAGCGAAGGAAAAAGGCTTCTTCACAGCAGGTCAGGACGTTGACCGTACGACGATTGATCCAGAGCATATTGTTCTGTCCCAATTGAAAGGAACTGACGCGGCAGCTTATGAAACCGTGAAGACCTTTGTAGAAGGAACCTTCAAACCAGGTGTTGTGGCGTACGGCTTGAAGGAAAAAGGTGTTGGTGTAACCTATGTCACGCACGAAAGCAAGACGCCGCTGAATGCTTTTATTGGACAAGAAGTGGTGGATAAAGTGAAAGCGATCAACGATGAGATTGTAGCGGGCACCCGCAAAGTACCAGACCAGTTTTAA
- a CDS encoding ankyrin repeat domain-containing protein, whose translation MSMKLKRSLFLGTILLVCLFIWIVVFQTITGSDIFSKSSTNKPKSAAEKEATSLPKQTKSTSAINVSQTVSTNQNPTSNPISEQVDTSPKPEQNSIPAQAPSDPVDSMSPIQARQEIGKLSAKFDSKDFVQAARNKDIYLMKLFLKAGMDPNVSYYDPDQNLTIPLAYAVYNEHLEGVRLLLKHGADPNAIEIDGGLTMLMIATGELEIIKELINSGAQPDLNYDKFNSPLYQAVSLGRTEVAKLLLTHGADPNLTTVDTEDINGESTLIRLTPLEKAVKMRNKEMIQLLSKN comes from the coding sequence ATGTCTATGAAACTCAAACGAAGCTTATTTTTGGGAACAATTCTCTTGGTTTGCTTGTTCATATGGATAGTAGTATTTCAGACCATTACAGGTTCTGATATATTTTCAAAGTCCAGTACAAACAAACCAAAGTCTGCAGCAGAAAAAGAAGCTACTTCTCTTCCCAAACAAACTAAATCAACATCTGCTATTAATGTGAGTCAGACTGTCTCAACAAATCAGAATCCTACTTCTAATCCTATCTCTGAACAAGTTGACACTTCACCGAAACCAGAACAAAACTCAATCCCTGCACAGGCTCCATCCGATCCAGTCGATTCAATGAGTCCTATACAAGCTAGACAAGAGATTGGGAAGTTATCTGCTAAATTTGATTCAAAAGACTTTGTACAAGCAGCACGAAATAAAGATATTTACTTAATGAAGTTGTTTCTTAAAGCAGGTATGGACCCAAATGTGTCTTATTATGATCCAGATCAGAATCTTACAATTCCTTTGGCCTATGCAGTATATAACGAACATTTGGAAGGAGTCCGACTTCTCCTTAAACACGGAGCTGATCCTAATGCGATAGAGATAGATGGTGGATTAACGATGCTCATGATTGCAACCGGTGAATTAGAAATAATAAAAGAATTAATAAATTCTGGAGCACAGCCTGACTTGAATTATGACAAATTTAATTCACCACTTTATCAGGCAGTAAGTTTGGGACGTACAGAGGTTGCTAAACTACTGTTAACACACGGAGCGGACCCAAACCTCACTACTGTTGATACAGAAGATATAAATGGTGAGAGTACATTGATTCGCTTAACTCCATTAGAAAAAGCAGTTAAGATGAGGAATAAAGAGATGATCCAATTGCTGTCCAAGAATTAA
- a CDS encoding MarR family winged helix-turn-helix transcriptional regulator: protein MQYYGHRISQTARIFSKSLNGTMAPMGLYSSQWGIILCLHYRESLTQVQLSNYLNVEAPTITRTLTRLEEMGWIIRSEGDDKRERYVSLSPQAIERFPEWLEAAKVQEELALRGVDEAELAIFNRVLKKMNDNLQPL from the coding sequence ATGCAATATTATGGTCATCGAATTAGCCAAACCGCAAGAATATTCAGCAAATCACTAAATGGGACTATGGCTCCCATGGGACTATACAGCTCGCAATGGGGTATTATTCTTTGCTTGCATTATCGTGAATCGCTTACTCAGGTTCAATTGAGCAACTACCTGAATGTTGAAGCGCCGACGATTACCCGGACACTCACCCGTTTGGAAGAGATGGGCTGGATCATTCGTTCAGAAGGTGATGACAAGCGTGAGCGCTATGTGTCCTTGTCTCCGCAAGCAATCGAACGGTTCCCGGAATGGCTGGAGGCTGCAAAAGTGCAAGAAGAGCTGGCACTCCGCGGCGTTGACGAAGCAGAGCTCGCTATCTTTAACCGCGTTTTGAAGAAAATGAACGATAATTTACAACCGTTGTAA